The genomic stretch CTTTCAAAGTTACAGACATGCATTCATTATCCGACTTCTTGTATCTGACCTCAGTAAATACCTGAGCCAATGTTTCTTTATGATTTTCTTTAATAAACTGATGATTTTCCGGAAGTGACTCTTTATATCTATAGATACGATCAATATCTTCTTTGGTATAATCATGATATACTTCTTCATGCAAAATACCCTCTATAGGAAGACGATCGACTTGTGAAGGACATTCGTCCGGATATCCTACTGTAATAGTAGCCACTGGCATAACCAATTCCGGCAACCGAAGAATATCAATAATTTGATCAGGATTATAAATCGTTGTTCCCAAATAACAAATACCTAATCCATTTTCCTCCGCCAATGTACAAAAGTTCTGAGTCACAAGTAATGCATCCGTAGCAGCATTCAGAAAAGAAATGGGATTGTCATAACCCGGTACCGCCTTACGCCCTCTGCACCATTTGCTAAAACGGTTAAAATCCGCACAAAAAGTCAGTACAACCGGAGCACCTGTTACCATCGGTTGATTAAAATGAGCAGGTGCCAATCTCTCTTTCATCTGCTTGTCACGGGTCACAATCACACTATATAATTGCATATTGCCCATTGTAGAAGCACGGAATGCCTTTTCAAGCAAATCATTTAACAAAGAAGCAGAAATATCTTCCTGCTTATATTTACGGATCGTCCGTCTATTATTTATCGATTCCATATATATTTTTCTTGCAAAGATAAAAAAAGAAAAGAGTAATAATTCATTTTTTGCAAAATAATATATGCTAAGAATTTGGTCTTTTCAACTAGTCAATCACTTATTTCCTTCATTGAAATTTTCAAAATAGAAAACTTCCGTAAATAAACCAACACATATATCTTTTGATAATCAATAAATTAACAAATATTTTTGGATAACTTTCAATTTGTTGAAAACTTATCTACTTTTTATTTTGTTAATTGAAAAAACATATATAGCTTTGCCGAAACTTTTGTTATAATGAGTTGCGGCTTCTACACTAAAACAACTTATTGATATTATAGTAAATCTAAAAATAAAAGTGGAAAAACAAACGTACACCTATGACGAAGCTTTTGAAGCATCTTTACAATACTTCAAAGGTGATGAACTTGCTGCAAGGGTTTGGGTAAACAAATATGCAGTAAAAGATTCTTTCGGGAACATTTTCGAAAAGTCTCCCGAAGACATGCATTGGCGCATTGCAAAT from Phocaeicola dorei encodes the following:
- a CDS encoding NADPH-dependent oxidoreductase codes for the protein MESINNRRTIRKYKQEDISASLLNDLLEKAFRASTMGNMQLYSVIVTRDKQMKERLAPAHFNQPMVTGAPVVLTFCADFNRFSKWCRGRKAVPGYDNPISFLNAATDALLVTQNFCTLAEENGLGICYLGTTIYNPDQIIDILRLPELVMPVATITVGYPDECPSQVDRLPIEGILHEEVYHDYTKEDIDRIYRYKESLPENHQFIKENHKETLAQVFTEVRYKKSDNECMSVTLKETLKKQGFEK